The sequence ATGAGTTCAACCCGTCAGGACGAGGCGCTGGCCTTGCATACCACCTTGGCCACGCACGGTATCGCCTGCCTCGATGCGCCGGTATCCGGCGGCGTGCTCGGTGCGCAGGCAGGTTCGCTGGCCATCATGGTCGGCGGAGCGGTGGCCGATTTTGAGCGGGCACGCACGGTGCTGCAAGTGCTGGGCCGGCCGACGCTGGTGGGCGGAGCGGGTTCCGGCCAGGTCGCCAAATTGTGTAATCAGCTGATCGTCGGCGCGACGCTGAACGTGATTGCCGAAGCGCTGTTGCTGGCACAGGCGGCGGGTGCCGATCCGGTGGCTGTCAGGCAGGCGCTGCGCGGCGGATTCGCGGAAAGCCGGCTGCTGGAGGTGCATGGCCAGCGCATGCTGGACCGCGACTTCCGTGCTGGCGGACAAGTGCGCAGCCAGGCCAAGGATATGGACAATATTCTGGTTGCGGCTGCCAATGCCGGCATCAGCTTGCCGCTGGCAGCGCTGGTCCAAGCCGGATACCGCGCGCTACCGGCGACGCTGGCCGGAGCCGACCAGTCGGCCATTCTGCTCGGGCTGGAGCAGGCCAATCCGGGTCTGCGGCTCGGCCGGCGCGACGATCAGCTGAGCTGAATTTGGCTAAGTCAGTGCCAGTGCCGCAAAGCTGGCCAGCCAGTGCGTGCCGACATAATCGCCGCCCGCCGCATGCGGCATTGACGCGGCCAGATGCCGCTCGATGGCCAGCGCCACCGGTGCCTGCAGCGACACCGGCAAGGCTGGACGCAGCAGCGTCCAGCACCACGCCCGCGACAGATTCAATCCATCCAGATGCGCCATCTTCGGATCGCTGCGGTCGCTCACGGCGACTGGTTTCAGCCAGCATTGCAAGGCCTCGGCAGTCGGATGAAAGCGCTGCCACCAGCCGACCAGTTCGTCGGCATCCAGCACGCGCTGCATCAGTGCGGCTTCAACCAATCCGCCTGACAGGAAGTCATCACCACCCGGTTCATACCCGGCGGGATAATCCTGATCGTCGCCGTACCAGTTGCGCGCACTGCGGATGATCCGGTCGCGCAAGGCGACTTGTCCGGCGGTCTCGGCATAGTCGAGCGCCAGCAGCAAACCGAATGCGCTGTTGGCATGCGTGCCGGCCCGGATCGGGAATTGCGCCAGCGGCAGGAACTGCAGATAGCGGTCGGCAAACGCATCGGCCAGCGGTTGCAGCGCATCGCGCCACGCGACGGCGCGCGGCCGGGTGCGTGCGATATCGATCAGTTCGGCCTGCAGTTTGAGCAACCAGGCCCAGCCGTAGGTGCGCTCGAAGGTCGTGCGCGACGGCTGGTGCAGATAAGCGATTTCGGTGGCCACATGGGCGCTGGTGAACTGGCGATCGAGCAGGGCGGTGATCTCGCCGGCCTCCGGCAGATCGGGCTGGCGATGCAGCAGGCGCACCAGCAACCAGTGCATGTGGACCGCCGAATGCCAGTCGTAGCTACCGAAAAAAACCGGATGCAGGTCGCGTGGCGAGCGCACGTCGACTGCCGTGTTGATCACGTGATCGAGCTTGTTCGGATATTCCCGGGCGATGTTGTCGAGCGCGATGCGGGCGTAGGCCGAGGCCGGCAAGGTCATCGGCATGGCAGCGCTGCTTCAGCCAGGTTGACCCAGTAACTCGCGCCTATCGGCAGCAAGTCATCATTGAAGTCGTAGCTCGGGTTGTGCAGATTGCACGGACCGAGGCCGTGGCCGCTGTCGCGATGGCCGCCTTCGCCATTGCCGATGAAGACATAGCAGCCCGGCAGGGCTTGCAGCATGAAGGCAAAATCTTCCGACCCCATCGTCGGCTCGACGCTGGCATTGACGCTGTCTTCGCCCACCATCTTGCGCAGCACATCGACCGCAAACGCGGTCTCGGCAGGATGATTGATCAGCGGTGGATAGTTGCGCTTGAAATCGAAGGTGATGGTCGCGTCGAAGGCTGCGGCGGTATGCGTGGCGACATCGCGCATGCGCTGTTCCATCAGGTCGAGCACCTCATTGGTGAAGGTACGCACAGTGCCAATCAATGTCGCTTCGTCGGGGATCACGTTGGTGGCGCTGCCCGAATGGATTTGCGTGATCGACAGCACGCCCGCATCGAGCGGACTCTTGTTGCGCGAGACGATGGTTTGCCAGCCCTGCGCAATCTGCACCGCGACCATGATCGGATCGATACCCTTGTGCGGTTGCGCGGCATGCGCGCCCTTGCCCTTGATGATGACTTCGAACTCGTTCGACGAGGCCATCATCGGCCCCGGCGTGACACCGAAGGTGCCGACCTTCTGGCCCGGCCAGTTGTGCATGCCGTACACCGCTTGCATCGGACAGCGCTCGAACAGGCCGTCCTCGATCATCCGTCTGGCCCCGGCACCGCCTTCTTCGGCCGGCTGGAAGATCACGTAGACGGTACCGTCAAACGTGCCATGCAAGGCCAGATGCCGGGCCGCGCCCAGCAGCATCGCGGTGTGGCCGTCGTGACCGCAGGCGTGCATTTTTCCATCGATCGTCGAGCGGTGGGCAAAGGTGTTCGACTCCTGCACCGGCAGCGCATCCATGTCGGCGCGCAAGCCGATGGCGCGACTGCTGGTGCCGCGCTTGATGATGCCTACCACGCCGGTGACACCCATACCGCGCAGTACCGGGATGTCCCACTCGGTCAGTTTGCCGGCGACGACATCGGCAGTGTGCTGCTCTTCGTAGCACAGCTCCGGATGGGCATGGATATTGCGTCGTATTGCTTGTAGCTCGGAATGGAATTCAACGATCGGGTCGATCAATTTCATGGCTATCACCTGAGATGTGGGCGGAAGGGGAGGGCTGACGTTGGCGTGACACCGGGTTTTTTTCTGCCGGTAACGTCGGGTTGTTTTGGTTTTACCTTGTATATTACGCCAGCACCGTCAGAGTGTGTTCAACCTACTGGAGAGCTTTATGCGCTTGTCGTCATCCTCGAAATTCGTCACGAAAAACCTGCTTGCCTCAGCGCTCGCTGCGCTGTTTGCCTTTGCCGCCCCCGCCGCCATTGCGCAGGAATTCAAGCTGGCGATGAGTTCGCCTCCTACCTCGATGGACCCGCATTTCTATAACCTGTTCCCGAACCTGAACGTTGCCGACCATATGTTCGAGACTCTGGTCACGATGGATGCCGACAGCAAGGTGATCCCTGGTTTGGCCGAATCCTGGACTCTCATCAACGACCTGACCTGGGAATTCAAGCTGCGCAAGGGCATTAAATTCCATGACGGCAGCGACCTCACCGCCGATGACGTGGCCTGGTCGATGGAGCGGCCGTCGTTGATCGTCGGCAGCCCAGGCAAGATGGATGTCTACACCAAGGCCATCATCAACAAGAAAGTCATCGACGCCAACACGATCCGCTTTACCACCAAGGAGCCGTATCCGCTGCTGCTGGCCGACCTGACCTCGATCTATATCGTCTCGCGCAAGGCCACCACCGGCTTGTCCAGCGATGACTTCTCCAGCGGCAAGGGAATGGTCGGTACCGGTCCGTACAAGTTCGTCAAATTCCAGCGCGACGACCGCCTTGAGCTCGATCGCAACGAGAGCTACTGGGGCAAGAAACCGGCCTGGTCGAAAGTGACCCTGCGCTTTATCCCGAACGGTTCGACCCGTCTGGCTGCGCTGCTGGCCGGCGATGTGCAGGCGATCGAAAACGTGCCGACGCCGGACCTGGCCCGGGTCCGCGCCGATCCGAACATCGCGCTGTACTCAAAGGTCTCGCATCGCCTCATTTACCTGTTCCCGGATACCGTGCGTGACAAGTCGCCATTCATGACCGACAAGGACGGCAAG comes from Actimicrobium sp. CCC2.4 and encodes:
- a CDS encoding DUF2891 domain-containing protein; the protein is MTLPASAYARIALDNIAREYPNKLDHVINTAVDVRSPRDLHPVFFGSYDWHSAVHMHWLLVRLLHRQPDLPEAGEITALLDRQFTSAHVATEIAYLHQPSRTTFERTYGWAWLLKLQAELIDIARTRPRAVAWRDALQPLADAFADRYLQFLPLAQFPIRAGTHANSAFGLLLALDYAETAGQVALRDRIIRSARNWYGDDQDYPAGYEPGGDDFLSGGLVEAALMQRVLDADELVGWWQRFHPTAEALQCWLKPVAVSDRSDPKMAHLDGLNLSRAWCWTLLRPALPVSLQAPVALAIERHLAASMPHAAGGDYVGTHWLASFAALALT
- a CDS encoding NAD(P)-dependent oxidoreductase — its product is MTQQNNPPRHSPCIAFLGIGLMGAPMAARLLEAGYRVTVWNRTAAKTAALVAAGAIPAATPAAAVGAADLIITMLDAGPVVADVIAAATAAIKPGALVIDMSSTRQDEALALHTTLATHGIACLDAPVSGGVLGAQAGSLAIMVGGAVADFERARTVLQVLGRPTLVGGAGSGQVAKLCNQLIVGATLNVIAEALLLAQAAGADPVAVRQALRGGFAESRLLEVHGQRMLDRDFRAGGQVRSQAKDMDNILVAAANAGISLPLAALVQAGYRALPATLAGADQSAILLGLEQANPGLRLGRRDDQLS
- a CDS encoding ABC transporter substrate-binding protein gives rise to the protein MRLSSSSKFVTKNLLASALAALFAFAAPAAIAQEFKLAMSSPPTSMDPHFYNLFPNLNVADHMFETLVTMDADSKVIPGLAESWTLINDLTWEFKLRKGIKFHDGSDLTADDVAWSMERPSLIVGSPGKMDVYTKAIINKKVIDANTIRFTTKEPYPLLLADLTSIYIVSRKATTGLSSDDFSSGKGMVGTGPYKFVKFQRDDRLELDRNESYWGKKPAWSKVTLRFIPNGSTRLAALLAGDVQAIENVPTPDLARVRADPNIALYSKVSHRLIYLFPDTVRDKSPFMTDKDGKPLDKNPLKDQRVRAALSMAINRDAIRDRVMEGLSEPTNNLVPATLFGNNPALKVVKYDPEGAKKLLAAAGYPDGFGMTLHTPNNRYVNDEKIAQTLAQMFSRIGVATKVEGLPMSIYSSRGAKQEYTIGLLGWGAQTGEASSPLRALAACDNPAKGLGGFNWAKYCNPKMDELLMKALNTVDDPARLKLLQDATAIVINDGGLIPIHQQVTTWATKKGIAYIPRTDERTHAYQFIQQ
- a CDS encoding M20 aminoacylase family protein; its protein translation is MKLIDPIVEFHSELQAIRRNIHAHPELCYEEQHTADVVAGKLTEWDIPVLRGMGVTGVVGIIKRGTSSRAIGLRADMDALPVQESNTFAHRSTIDGKMHACGHDGHTAMLLGAARHLALHGTFDGTVYVIFQPAEEGGAGARRMIEDGLFERCPMQAVYGMHNWPGQKVGTFGVTPGPMMASSNEFEVIIKGKGAHAAQPHKGIDPIMVAVQIAQGWQTIVSRNKSPLDAGVLSITQIHSGSATNVIPDEATLIGTVRTFTNEVLDLMEQRMRDVATHTAAAFDATITFDFKRNYPPLINHPAETAFAVDVLRKMVGEDSVNASVEPTMGSEDFAFMLQALPGCYVFIGNGEGGHRDSGHGLGPCNLHNPSYDFNDDLLPIGASYWVNLAEAALPCR